Proteins encoded in a region of the Paenibacillus pedocola genome:
- a CDS encoding S-layer homology domain-containing protein encodes MKKSSLGKLGLVSTLVIMLLSGCVVSTNLVTVNLPSDKPDASEHLFLRYSDGSVIQVPDDTGTGSIAVNTDPGKTIVGGYTTDNVVSWVPVLSYGSSTVNVSGFAAHKPVLAADHVALFQAPAVADSAYPGYINVTFAVYGTNDELVDGQTEIFAHAADRNLIFYNTDPYDTIPFKSTESREGFSSFTVDGKVTFLIKSDTVDIKTPISLYSGAKLLADNVFHKVTGISVSSTGEVYSVQTGETLSMSAEVLPADAINPGVIWSVGNGTGSAVIDETSGELTAGEPGTVMVTATATDGTGVTGSVEVTITAAPTEAPTEAPAATPTVAPTEAPTDAPAATPTVAPTVAPTEAPTDAPAATPTVAPTEAPTDAPAATPTVAPTEAPTDAPAATPTVAPTEAPTDAPAATPTVAPTPVSIAVSAITISGVSPVTVGHFIQLNQAVVPADATNQSIVWSIENGTGTATISASGLLTGISAGMVTVKAAAADGSGVYGTTAIEVVASSSNSGGTPAATPSASPSATQSAAPSPTASAAPAAGGAAKFANNVVQLETVLSGFNQKVELANANPSPVSFTDISTHWADLTVETFVKLGIVQGYEDGGFHPDAGMTRAEFAAVIARVFELPRSGSSSTLSDISGHWAEAAISSLKEKGLVSGYQNGTFKPNAEISRAEIIAVIAKIVDMSGVDVPAAATFQDIGNTWNQDEIRQAAAAGIISGAGSGEFLPAKQASRAEALTIVLHVLQLNPELKALLETLK; translated from the coding sequence ATGAAAAAGTCTTCATTAGGGAAACTGGGCTTGGTCTCAACTCTGGTTATCATGTTGTTAAGCGGCTGTGTGGTTAGTACAAACTTAGTCACCGTTAACCTGCCAAGCGACAAACCGGATGCTTCGGAGCATTTATTCTTAAGATATTCAGACGGAAGTGTGATCCAAGTGCCGGATGATACAGGGACAGGCTCTATTGCGGTCAACACGGATCCCGGCAAAACGATTGTTGGCGGATACACGACGGACAATGTGGTAAGCTGGGTTCCAGTCTTATCGTATGGCTCCTCTACTGTCAATGTGAGCGGATTTGCAGCCCACAAACCGGTATTAGCCGCAGATCACGTTGCATTGTTTCAGGCACCGGCTGTGGCGGACAGCGCGTATCCGGGATATATCAACGTAACCTTTGCAGTCTACGGAACAAATGACGAGCTTGTTGACGGACAGACGGAGATATTTGCCCATGCTGCAGACCGGAATCTGATTTTCTATAATACGGACCCCTATGACACTATACCTTTCAAGAGTACAGAGTCCAGAGAGGGCTTCTCCTCCTTCACGGTGGATGGGAAGGTAACCTTCCTGATCAAATCGGATACCGTGGATATTAAGACACCGATTTCACTCTATTCTGGTGCGAAACTGCTTGCCGATAATGTATTCCATAAGGTAACCGGCATTTCGGTGAGCAGCACCGGAGAGGTGTATTCTGTACAAACCGGTGAAACCTTGTCCATGAGCGCTGAGGTATTGCCGGCAGATGCCATCAATCCGGGTGTCATCTGGTCTGTGGGTAACGGAACGGGTTCGGCGGTAATTGATGAGACAAGTGGTGAGCTTACTGCAGGAGAACCAGGTACAGTAATGGTTACAGCCACAGCTACTGACGGCACCGGCGTAACAGGCAGTGTGGAGGTTACCATTACTGCTGCTCCGACCGAGGCGCCAACTGAAGCACCGGCCGCGACCCCGACAGTAGCGCCGACCGAGGCGCCAACCGATGCTCCGGCCGCGACCCCGACAGTAGCACCGACAGTAGCACCGACCGAGGCGCCGACTGATGCCCCTGCCGCGACCCCGACGGTAGCGCCGACCGAGGCGCCAACCGATGCTCCTGCCGCGACCCCGACGGTAGCGCCGACCGAGGCGCCAACCGATGCTCCAGCCGCGACCCCGACGGTAGCGCCGACGGAGGCGCCAACGGATGCGCCGGCCGCGACCCCGACAGTAGCGCCGACACCTGTCTCTATCGCGGTTTCAGCGATCACAATATCCGGCGTTTCTCCGGTAACCGTGGGGCATTTCATTCAATTGAATCAGGCTGTTGTTCCAGCGGATGCAACGAACCAGAGCATTGTATGGTCTATAGAGAACGGAACTGGTACAGCTACAATTAGTGCAAGCGGATTGTTAACAGGAATCTCTGCAGGTATGGTTACTGTTAAAGCTGCAGCAGCAGACGGTTCAGGTGTATATGGCACGACAGCTATTGAGGTTGTAGCGTCCAGCTCGAATAGCGGCGGTACGCCTGCGGCAACACCGTCCGCCAGCCCGTCCGCAACACAATCTGCAGCCCCTTCGCCGACAGCTTCAGCCGCACCGGCTGCCGGTGGCGCTGCTAAATTTGCCAATAATGTAGTTCAGCTTGAAACGGTACTGTCAGGCTTCAACCAAAAAGTAGAATTGGCTAACGCCAATCCATCTCCGGTGTCATTCACAGACATCTCCACCCATTGGGCGGACTTGACGGTAGAAACCTTCGTGAAGCTGGGGATTGTCCAAGGTTATGAGGATGGAGGATTCCATCCGGATGCCGGTATGACCCGTGCAGAGTTTGCTGCTGTCATTGCCAGGGTGTTCGAATTGCCACGCAGCGGAAGCAGCAGCACATTAAGCGATATTTCCGGACATTGGGCGGAAGCAGCGATTTCATCCCTGAAGGAAAAAGGTCTTGTCTCCGGTTACCAGAATGGCACGTTCAAGCCGAATGCCGAAATCAGCCGTGCAGAGATTATCGCGGTCATTGCTAAGATCGTTGATATGAGCGGTGTTGATGTCCCGGCAGCCGCTACTTTCCAGGATATCGGAAACACATGGAACCAGGATGAGATCCGGCAGGCGGCAGCTGCAGGGATTATCAGCGGTGCCGGCAGTGGAGAGTTTCTTCCGGCCAAGCAGGCATCCCGCGCAGAAGCTTTGACGATTGTTCTGCACGTACTGCAGCTTAATCCGGAGCTCAAGGCTCTTTTGGAAACTCTGAAATAA
- a CDS encoding response regulator: MKVIIIDDEKAMHLILKRMLAKMAEVEIAGIFADTAAAYTYLTHHEVDLIFVDISMPRENGLEFAQRLRESGKGTKLVFITSHKEYALPAFEVYAFDYIVKPVVQERLAHTVQRAVTQFRLENAAEGAPEKQNPEVLVSCLGGIEIHSTQGIKTKWKSKKSAEVFAYLLIHKGRLVSRSRLIEDIFDGLPQKNAEIYLNTTIYQLRKLLDTYGLKKSLHSENQHYGLNLSGVRVDVLAFEEGCRRMAVINDTNIDAAIELEQLFMGDLFGDQVFAWAWNEIERMSQMYTRFTRRLCAALLDRGEAGAATRLLMKLLSRNELDEESLMLLLTASAQLKNKEALTRQYSQFAETLRAEIGISPSLEVKSLYAELLTGLDATGD; encoded by the coding sequence ATGAAAGTGATCATTATCGATGATGAGAAGGCCATGCACTTAATCCTGAAGCGGATGCTTGCCAAAATGGCAGAGGTTGAAATCGCCGGTATATTTGCGGATACAGCTGCCGCTTATACGTATTTGACCCATCATGAGGTGGATCTGATCTTCGTCGATATCAGCATGCCCCGTGAGAACGGGCTGGAATTTGCACAGCGGCTGCGGGAGAGCGGCAAAGGTACGAAGCTAGTCTTCATTACTTCCCATAAGGAATATGCGCTGCCTGCTTTTGAAGTATATGCCTTTGACTATATCGTCAAACCGGTAGTACAGGAGAGGCTTGCCCATACCGTACAACGGGCGGTTACACAATTCCGTCTGGAGAATGCGGCAGAAGGAGCTCCGGAGAAGCAGAATCCTGAAGTGCTGGTCAGCTGCCTGGGCGGGATTGAAATTCACAGTACACAGGGAATCAAGACGAAATGGAAATCCAAAAAAAGTGCAGAGGTCTTTGCCTACCTCCTGATCCATAAAGGCAGGCTTGTCTCCAGAAGCAGGCTGATCGAGGATATCTTTGACGGGCTGCCGCAAAAAAATGCCGAAATCTATCTCAACACAACGATCTATCAGTTGCGGAAGCTGCTGGACACCTATGGCTTAAAAAAGAGTCTGCATTCCGAGAATCAGCATTACGGGCTGAATCTTAGCGGGGTCCGGGTAGATGTGCTGGCCTTTGAGGAAGGCTGCCGGAGAATGGCCGTAATCAATGACACAAATATTGATGCTGCAATAGAGCTGGAACAGCTGTTCATGGGAGATTTGTTCGGTGATCAGGTGTTTGCCTGGGCCTGGAATGAGATTGAGCGGATGTCACAGATGTATACCCGCTTTACCCGGCGTCTATGTGCCGCTTTGCTGGATAGAGGAGAGGCCGGTGCCGCCACCCGGCTTTTGATGAAGCTGCTCTCCCGCAATGAGCTGGATGAGGAATCGCTAATGCTGCTGCTGACGGCTTCCGCCCAATTGAAGAATAAAGAGGCGCTGACCCGGCAGTATTCGCAATTTGCGGAGACCCTGCGTGCGGAGATCGGCATAAGCCCCTCGCTTGAAGTCAAATCCTTGTATGCCGAGCTTTTGACGGGGCTGGATGCTACGGGAGATTAA
- a CDS encoding AAA family ATPase, with protein MSDLSKLNKQQYIYWLKQKRKSNGELYSENTVNSYASSLSTAPARLSGIELENTDVYGITSANYFHEIRQRMERAENFEEINIKAGNKAFQYALEYYEDFLREQEKGNEPVGDADGNPLNYSITSTPIVFTAAAGLPTALLDKNIILYGPPGTGKTYNTVTYAVAIIENKPLHNIMYEVRTRGYEVIQERYRSYKDKGLIEFTTFHQSYGYEEFIEGIKPKIQQGDETGQIGDNVAYEIKPGVFKQFCEKAQTPVIQDSNTYGIRKEPVIWKVSLGGSGQSDVKQDCFDNDRIRIGWDSYGERITDETDFREYGGATILSRFMSEMVIGDIVLILHDEKTIDAIGVVTGEYEWLNQMEDYKRSRNVKWLAKDIREDIYALNGNKVMTLGSVYRLNRITLADVLVMLKANSNVHSTAIQENANNYVFIIDEINRGNISKILGELITLIEPSKRIGQAEEIRLRLPYSQEVFGVPGNVYLLATMNTADRSIARLDTALRRRFHFAEMMPCPEVLVSIQVGSEVIELSAMLEMMNRRIEVLYDREHMIGHAYFMSLNNHSALDDLAHIFRNTIIPLLQEYFYEDYDKIRLVLGDNNKPESEQFILAKKTDITELFGDMNGFEFDDEAGYMLNEEAFENAQAYRKIYSRSSL; from the coding sequence ATGAGTGATTTATCCAAGCTTAACAAGCAACAATACATCTACTGGTTAAAGCAGAAGAGAAAATCAAATGGGGAACTATATTCCGAAAATACAGTAAATTCGTACGCCTCATCATTATCGACCGCACCTGCCAGACTTTCAGGAATTGAACTGGAGAATACAGATGTTTACGGGATTACTTCAGCTAATTATTTTCATGAGATTAGACAGCGTATGGAAAGGGCGGAGAATTTCGAAGAGATTAACATCAAGGCTGGCAATAAAGCTTTTCAATATGCTCTTGAGTACTATGAGGATTTCTTGCGTGAACAGGAAAAGGGGAATGAACCGGTTGGTGATGCCGATGGAAATCCTTTGAACTATTCGATAACGAGCACGCCTATAGTATTTACAGCTGCTGCAGGACTGCCTACTGCACTCCTTGATAAAAATATCATTTTATATGGCCCTCCAGGCACAGGCAAAACCTACAATACGGTCACATATGCAGTCGCAATCATTGAGAACAAGCCCTTACATAACATTATGTATGAAGTAAGAACCAGAGGTTATGAAGTAATCCAGGAACGCTACCGTTCTTACAAAGATAAAGGGCTTATTGAGTTCACAACATTCCATCAATCCTATGGCTATGAGGAGTTTATTGAAGGGATTAAGCCGAAGATTCAGCAGGGTGACGAGACAGGTCAGATTGGCGATAATGTTGCGTACGAGATAAAACCGGGAGTATTTAAACAATTCTGTGAAAAAGCGCAGACTCCAGTTATTCAGGACAGTAATACGTACGGAATTCGTAAAGAACCAGTCATATGGAAGGTTTCACTCGGCGGTTCAGGTCAAAGTGATGTGAAACAGGATTGCTTTGATAATGATAGAATCCGGATCGGGTGGGACTCTTACGGAGAACGGATTACAGATGAGACAGACTTCAGAGAATATGGCGGAGCGACGATCCTGTCCCGGTTCATGAGCGAGATGGTGATCGGTGATATTGTCCTGATTCTCCACGATGAAAAAACTATTGATGCCATCGGTGTCGTTACAGGTGAATATGAATGGCTCAATCAAATGGAGGACTACAAACGTTCCCGCAATGTAAAATGGCTTGCCAAAGATATCCGGGAGGATATTTATGCGCTCAATGGAAATAAGGTTATGACACTGGGCTCAGTATACAGGCTGAACAGAATCACGCTTGCGGATGTGCTGGTCATGCTAAAAGCTAATAGCAATGTTCATAGTACAGCAATTCAGGAGAATGCAAACAATTACGTGTTTATTATCGATGAAATCAACCGCGGCAATATCTCGAAAATTCTCGGGGAGTTAATTACACTGATTGAGCCGTCCAAACGTATTGGACAAGCAGAAGAAATCAGATTGAGGCTGCCTTACTCACAAGAAGTGTTCGGTGTTCCGGGCAATGTCTATCTGCTTGCCACAATGAACACTGCTGACCGTTCGATTGCCAGGCTGGACACTGCGCTGCGCCGCCGTTTTCATTTTGCGGAAATGATGCCGTGTCCGGAAGTGCTTGTTAGTATACAGGTTGGCAGTGAGGTCATTGAGTTGTCCGCCATGCTGGAAATGATGAATCGTCGTATCGAGGTACTATATGACAGGGAGCATATGATCGGGCATGCTTACTTTATGTCATTAAACAATCACTCTGCTCTGGATGATCTGGCTCACATTTTCCGCAATACAATTATCCCGCTGCTGCAGGAGTACTTTTATGAAGACTATGACAAGATCCGGCTCGTACTTGGTGACAATAACAAACCTGAGAGTGAACAGTTTATTCTGGCCAAAAAGACGGATATAACGGAGCTGTTTGGGGATATGAACGGTTTTGAGTTTGATGACGAAGCAGGCTACATGCTTAATGAAGAAGCGTTTGAAAATGCCCAAGCCTACCGCAAAATATACAGTCGCAGCTCCCTATGA
- a CDS encoding zinc ribbon domain-containing protein YjdM → MNELPNCPQCSSVYTYEDGAQLVCPECGHEWTAGAENGNSEDLKVVKDANGNVLSDGDSVTIIKDLKVKGSSSVLKIGTKVKNIRLVEGDHDIDCKIDGFGAMKLKSEFVRKA, encoded by the coding sequence ATGAATGAATTGCCGAATTGTCCGCAATGCAGCTCAGTGTACACTTATGAGGACGGAGCGCAGCTGGTTTGTCCGGAATGCGGGCATGAGTGGACTGCCGGTGCAGAGAACGGGAACAGTGAAGACCTTAAGGTTGTGAAGGATGCCAACGGCAATGTCCTAAGCGACGGAGACTCTGTAACCATCATTAAGGATTTGAAGGTCAAGGGAAGCTCCTCGGTGCTGAAGATCGGTACAAAGGTGAAGAACATACGGCTGGTTGAAGGCGATCATGACATCGACTGCAAAATTGACGGCTTTGGCGCTATGAAGCTGAAATCGGAGTTTGTCAGAAAAGCATAG
- a CDS encoding SDR family oxidoreductase, with the protein MSDQYKVQDPATQYPKATPEYQQQQPAPGLETAMHPKPDDGAETYRGSGRLTGRKAVVTGADSGIGRAVAIAFAREGADVLLAYMPEEEADAREVVKLVEDAGRKAVAMPGDLKDEQYCEQLIAAAVEQLGGIDILANIAGMQQFVPDIADLTTEQFDATFKTNVYSLFWLCKAAIKHMKPGSTIINTSSIQAYTPAPILLDYATTKAAINTFSKSLAQQVAEKGIRVNVVAPGPVWTPLQVSGGQPVEALKDFGAKTPLNRPGQPAEMAPAYVFLASQESSYISGETLNANGGMPTP; encoded by the coding sequence ATGAGCGATCAATATAAGGTTCAAGACCCTGCGACCCAATATCCCAAAGCAACACCGGAATATCAGCAGCAGCAGCCAGCCCCGGGACTGGAAACCGCGATGCATCCGAAGCCGGATGACGGTGCGGAGACCTATCGCGGCAGCGGGCGGCTCACCGGACGCAAAGCGGTGGTCACTGGAGCAGACAGCGGGATTGGCCGTGCGGTGGCGATAGCTTTTGCCCGTGAAGGAGCGGATGTATTGCTGGCGTATATGCCGGAGGAAGAAGCCGATGCAAGGGAAGTAGTGAAGCTTGTGGAGGATGCCGGACGTAAGGCAGTTGCGATGCCGGGTGATCTCAAGGACGAGCAGTACTGTGAGCAGCTGATTGCTGCCGCTGTGGAGCAGCTCGGCGGGATCGATATTCTGGCGAATATCGCGGGCATGCAGCAATTTGTGCCGGATATTGCTGATCTGACAACAGAACAATTCGATGCCACCTTCAAGACCAATGTCTACTCGCTGTTCTGGCTCTGTAAGGCAGCGATTAAGCATATGAAGCCGGGCAGCACCATTATCAACACTTCTTCCATTCAGGCCTATACGCCTGCACCGATCCTGCTGGATTATGCAACGACCAAGGCAGCGATTAACACCTTCAGTAAATCGCTTGCCCAGCAGGTTGCCGAAAAGGGGATCCGCGTGAATGTGGTGGCTCCCGGACCGGTATGGACTCCGCTGCAGGTGAGCGGCGGCCAGCCGGTAGAGGCGCTGAAAGACTTCGGCGCCAAAACGCCGCTCAACCGTCCCGGCCAGCCGGCCGAAATGGCTCCGGCCTACGTGTTCCTGGCCAGTCAGGAATCCAGCTATATCAGCGGCGAAACGCTGAATGCGAACGGCGGCATGCCGACGCCTTAA
- a CDS encoding GGDEF domain-containing protein, protein MNKLIKAASMIVLPLLLMVLAYLAYKNVQALSGPQLDLLKLAPYAVFLTGGVLAWKFNRSREFFLMVIFTLAAASLQYLPELPGTGAAMVLPDLYVILCVLLPVNILIFSFFKERGIFSLWGLIRLGLIAAEAAAAVWAMLPERRGLLERLQMELLPVNLQGVTPLSQLSLMIFIITFIRLLIRQMSYRSSQDVAFMAVLLGMLYVLQLDHDPVAYALLWTMSGIILITSIIQDSYAMAFSDELTGLPSRRALKQDMLKLGMNYAIAMLDIDHFKKFNDTYGHDTGDEVLKLVASIVKDVTGGGRAFRYGGEEFTILFPGKSIQEAMPHLEELREKVAKRGFTVRGQSRGKGKAKRKSKSRSGGAGKQIYITISIGIAQKNEKSKTPDAVMKAADTALYRAKKKGRNCVSK, encoded by the coding sequence TTGAACAAGTTAATCAAAGCAGCTTCCATGATCGTATTGCCCTTATTGTTAATGGTATTGGCTTATCTGGCTTATAAGAACGTACAGGCCTTGTCCGGTCCGCAGCTGGATTTGCTGAAGCTGGCACCCTACGCCGTCTTTCTGACCGGGGGTGTCCTCGCCTGGAAATTTAACCGCAGCCGGGAGTTTTTCCTGATGGTTATTTTTACGCTGGCTGCAGCTTCGCTGCAGTATTTACCGGAGCTTCCGGGAACGGGCGCAGCCATGGTGCTACCTGATCTGTACGTTATTCTGTGTGTACTGCTACCGGTGAATATTTTGATCTTTTCCTTCTTCAAGGAGCGTGGGATATTCAGCTTATGGGGATTGATCCGGCTGGGATTGATTGCGGCAGAGGCGGCGGCTGCCGTCTGGGCGATGCTCCCGGAGAGGCGCGGTCTACTGGAGCGGCTGCAGATGGAACTGCTGCCTGTGAATTTGCAGGGGGTGACGCCTTTGTCCCAGCTGTCCCTGATGATCTTCATAATCACATTTATCCGGCTGCTGATCCGGCAAATGTCTTACAGGTCTTCACAGGATGTTGCTTTTATGGCGGTGCTGCTGGGGATGCTCTACGTGCTGCAGCTGGATCATGATCCAGTCGCCTACGCCTTGCTGTGGACAATGTCAGGCATCATTCTGATCACCTCGATTATTCAAGACTCGTATGCCATGGCTTTCTCGGATGAGCTTACCGGCCTGCCTTCCAGGCGGGCATTGAAGCAGGACATGCTGAAGTTGGGCATGAACTATGCGATTGCGATGCTGGACATTGACCATTTCAAAAAATTCAATGACACCTATGGCCACGATACCGGAGATGAAGTGCTGAAGCTGGTGGCTTCGATTGTTAAGGACGTGACCGGGGGCGGCAGAGCCTTCCGCTATGGCGGGGAGGAGTTCACCATTCTATTCCCGGGCAAAAGCATCCAGGAGGCTATGCCGCATCTGGAAGAGCTAAGAGAGAAGGTCGCGAAGCGCGGGTTCACAGTACGGGGGCAGAGCCGTGGCAAAGGGAAGGCTAAACGTAAATCAAAATCGCGCAGCGGGGGAGCAGGGAAACAAATCTATATCACGATCAGCATCGGGATTGCCCAAAAGAATGAGAAAAGCAAAACACCGGATGCAGTCATGAAAGCGGCCGATACCGCATTGTACCGGGCGAAGAAGAAGGGCAGAAACTGCGTCAGCAAGTAG
- a CDS encoding McrC family protein, with amino-acid sequence MINRTKYTIKEYDSFTKNPDVKLPNLHYMPEPIFDCLEQFVLSNRQVSDTDPLELMVVTSKRGIGKVISARNYVGVITMNSGAQIEILPKLYSRNAESSESETKQVFLKMLKSLLRMPFKHFNVSSLNQEKYSILDIFIRMFVEEAYNLVKRGLKSAYTEHEDNEYFYKGKLKFAEHIRLNAVHKERFYIEYDVFSADRSENRLIKSTIKFLQKVCSSRKLQKDLYTLSAAFESVEFSTDYNQDFAKVTDDRNMSEYATILQWCRVFLYRNSFTPFIGSGVAYALLFPMEKVFESYLAGQLKKNLAHPKYSLMTQHRLYHLYDEPGQRFLLKPDIVVTCAQGTVVLDTKWKMLTPDGNHGISQSDMYQAYAYHKKYTAQTVILVYPWTTEVAEIKDPIIYRSKDGVSVQVYFVDLSEGSDGAGELSGLIEEALAGF; translated from the coding sequence ATGATAAACCGGACGAAATATACCATTAAAGAATATGACTCGTTCACCAAGAATCCGGATGTGAAGCTCCCGAACCTTCATTATATGCCTGAACCTATTTTTGACTGTCTGGAGCAGTTTGTGTTGTCCAATCGACAGGTGTCAGATACGGATCCATTAGAGCTGATGGTGGTAACGAGCAAAAGAGGGATCGGCAAAGTTATCAGCGCCCGTAACTATGTAGGTGTAATCACCATGAATAGTGGTGCACAGATTGAGATCCTGCCTAAACTATATTCACGGAATGCGGAGAGCTCTGAGAGTGAAACCAAACAGGTTTTCCTGAAAATGCTGAAATCCCTCCTGCGGATGCCTTTTAAGCATTTTAATGTCTCCAGTCTGAACCAAGAGAAATACAGTATTCTTGATATTTTCATCCGGATGTTCGTTGAAGAAGCCTATAATCTGGTCAAACGGGGATTGAAATCCGCGTATACCGAACACGAGGATAACGAGTATTTCTATAAAGGCAAACTCAAGTTTGCTGAACATATCCGGCTAAATGCGGTGCACAAGGAGCGCTTTTACATCGAATATGATGTATTCAGTGCAGATCGTTCGGAGAACAGATTGATTAAATCAACGATCAAATTTCTGCAGAAAGTCTGCTCAAGCAGAAAACTACAGAAGGACCTGTACACCCTGTCAGCTGCATTTGAGTCCGTAGAGTTCTCGACAGATTACAATCAGGACTTTGCCAAAGTCACAGACGATCGGAATATGAGTGAATATGCAACAATTCTGCAGTGGTGCCGAGTGTTTCTGTACAGAAACAGCTTTACGCCGTTTATAGGAAGCGGGGTAGCATATGCTCTATTGTTTCCTATGGAGAAGGTTTTCGAAAGCTATCTTGCCGGACAATTGAAGAAAAATCTGGCTCACCCCAAGTATTCGCTGATGACACAGCACCGGCTGTACCATCTTTATGATGAGCCCGGGCAGCGCTTCCTGCTAAAACCGGATATCGTAGTTACCTGTGCTCAGGGTACGGTTGTACTGGATACCAAGTGGAAGATGCTTACACCGGATGGGAATCATGGGATCTCGCAATCTGACATGTATCAGGCCTATGCTTATCATAAGAAATACACTGCTCAAACTGTAATTCTCGTATATCCTTGGACAACAGAGGTTGCGGAGATAAAAGATCCAATCATATATAGAAGCAAGGACGGTGTTTCGGTTCAGGTGTATTTTGTAGATTTAAGTGAGGGTAGTGATGGTGCAGGAGAGCTCAGCGGATTAATTGAGGAGGCACTTGCCGGCTTCTGA
- a CDS encoding sensor histidine kinase has protein sequence MSYNLYLFALLMAATCCSLVLAYLCWKRRSLPIAISYGLGMLTGSFYSFGYAFEILSTSLEHIRFWLRIEYIGIPFGTVLWFIMVLQYTGRQTWVNRRNVLLLMIVPVITFIAHNTNEWHHLFYKSMTLNYTEGFPLVTLVKGPLYALHVFYSYSFFVIGMVFLVQMFIRSAPRMRIPVALIIIGSWGPYGFTLVYLSGLVYMPVDISPFGFLISGIFYIWGIYQFNMLRLAPLALQQVFGSMQEAVIVFDLDHILTSFNRSAAEVIDGLNSRSIGKTASEIFTDSPLLLELMRQEPSTISKLQLSNRSGDKFYHVKLSYIRNNSHKPVGKMLLLSDVTDSVRTEERLHDNARQLSELNTFKDRMFSVVAHDIRDPIAVLVNLMELLEEEMQELGESRTEVVDEMGQQIRNTFALVESLLEFFHTQTGGLLLQPLERDLALSVEWNLRLLSVRSGSKQIRLISEIPEGTYVYADKEMLDLIIRNLLTNAIKFTTVGGSISLKAEQKDTMIVVSVKDTGEGIAREQADTLLQDEYPVSLLGTEGERGIGLGLSLCREFVRLNGGEIWFDSIPSEGSTFYFSLPLPPVPAFVSGGRMV, from the coding sequence ATGAGCTATAATTTGTATTTGTTTGCACTGCTGATGGCAGCGACCTGCTGTTCACTGGTTTTGGCTTATCTTTGCTGGAAGAGAAGAAGCCTGCCGATCGCGATCAGCTACGGTCTTGGCATGCTGACCGGGTCCTTTTACAGCTTTGGTTATGCTTTTGAGATTCTCAGTACCTCTTTGGAGCATATCCGTTTTTGGCTGCGGATTGAATATATCGGAATTCCTTTCGGGACAGTGCTGTGGTTTATTATGGTGCTTCAATATACAGGGCGGCAGACCTGGGTAAACCGGAGAAATGTTCTGCTGCTGATGATTGTCCCGGTAATTACCTTTATAGCCCACAACACTAATGAGTGGCATCACTTGTTCTATAAGAGCATGACCCTGAATTACACGGAAGGCTTCCCGCTGGTTACGCTCGTGAAAGGGCCGTTGTATGCGCTGCATGTGTTCTATTCCTATAGCTTCTTTGTAATTGGAATGGTATTTTTGGTGCAAATGTTTATCAGGTCCGCTCCCCGGATGAGGATACCGGTCGCGCTCATAATCATCGGCTCCTGGGGGCCTTACGGCTTCACCCTCGTGTATCTGAGCGGGCTGGTCTATATGCCGGTTGATATTTCACCGTTCGGTTTTTTGATTTCGGGTATTTTTTATATCTGGGGAATTTATCAGTTTAATATGCTGCGGCTCGCTCCCCTGGCGCTTCAGCAGGTATTCGGCTCCATGCAGGAAGCCGTCATTGTCTTTGACCTTGATCATATTCTTACAAGCTTCAACCGCTCGGCGGCAGAGGTCATTGACGGATTAAACAGCAGGAGTATCGGTAAAACGGCCTCCGAGATATTCACTGACTCTCCCCTTTTATTGGAGCTTATGAGGCAAGAGCCTTCCACTATAAGCAAGCTTCAGCTCTCAAACCGCTCCGGAGACAAATTCTATCATGTCAAGCTGTCTTATATCCGGAATAACAGCCATAAGCCTGTCGGGAAAATGCTGCTTTTAAGCGATGTAACTGACAGTGTGCGCACAGAGGAAAGACTGCATGATAATGCCAGACAGCTTAGTGAACTGAACACGTTCAAAGACAGAATGTTCAGTGTGGTTGCCCATGACATCCGTGATCCGATAGCGGTGCTCGTCAACCTGATGGAGCTGCTGGAGGAAGAAATGCAGGAGCTCGGAGAGAGCCGGACGGAGGTTGTCGATGAGATGGGGCAGCAGATCCGCAATACGTTTGCCCTGGTGGAAAGCCTGCTGGAATTTTTCCATACCCAGACCGGAGGGCTTCTGCTTCAGCCGCTTGAAAGGGACTTGGCTCTGTCGGTGGAATGGAATTTACGGCTGTTATCCGTCCGCAGCGGCAGTAAACAGATCCGTCTGATTTCCGAGATTCCGGAAGGGACCTATGTGTATGCTGATAAAGAGATGCTCGATCTGATTATCCGTAATCTTTTGACGAATGCCATTAAATTTACAACGGTTGGAGGAAGCATCTCTTTGAAGGCAGAGCAGAAGGATACGATGATAGTAGTCTCTGTAAAGGATACGGGGGAAGGAATCGCCCGGGAACAAGCCGATACGCTGCTGCAGGACGAGTACCCGGTCTCTTTACTGGGAACGGAGGGAGAGCGAGGGATTGGCCTGGGGTTATCGCTATGCAGGGAATTTGTCCGCCTGAACGGGGGCGAAATCTGGTTTGACAGCATACCTTCGGAGGGGAGCACCTTCTATTTCTCCCTTCCGCTCCCGCCGGTTCCCGCGTTTGTGTCAGGAGGCAGGATGGTATGA